The following coding sequences are from one Paenibacillus sp. FSL R5-0912 window:
- a CDS encoding spore germination protein gives MDKTTKEPGRAVQAVNSAGGQPHNPPISTNLDENITQIKARLGNSPDLIIRTYDLINRTAQVAAVYMIGITDRVMVDHFISHVMSFESLNDDMQLAATADEVYSYIKDNALSIGKEKLVKDINGLLEALLSGDTVILVNGLTEAVSGSTCGGEVRAVSEASTQVAIRGSKESFTETISTNIALVRKIIKNPDLWTETMKLGDVTHTDITIMYINGIADPETIQVFKKKLKEIRVDSILESGYIEQIIEDNKYSPFPTLYNTERPDNVAGNLLDGRIAIFVDGTPFVLIAPTTFFMFFHTVEDYYQRYDISTLIRLLRFLCLLISLYGPALFVAALNFHQEMIPTPLLINLASQREGVPFPAFVEAMMMEITFEIIREAGVRMPSPIGQTVSIIGGLVLGTAAVQAGIVSPAMVIVVSLTGISSFATPAFNMALSIRMLRFIIMVVAAFIGLYGIAIFTIMLIAHMCSLRSLGVPYMSPMGPFVPENQKDTIIRSPGTFMKIRKRLLNNAEDPRGSGKQASKRKSYEH, from the coding sequence ATGGATAAGACAACCAAAGAACCCGGCAGAGCCGTACAGGCGGTGAACAGCGCCGGCGGACAGCCCCACAATCCGCCTATCTCCACTAATCTGGATGAGAATATTACTCAAATCAAGGCCAGGCTGGGGAACAGCCCGGATCTTATTATACGGACCTATGACTTGATCAATAGAACGGCTCAGGTAGCTGCGGTATACATGATTGGCATTACGGACAGAGTGATGGTTGACCATTTCATTTCACATGTGATGTCGTTCGAATCTCTGAACGATGATATGCAGCTTGCAGCGACCGCAGACGAGGTATATTCCTATATCAAAGACAATGCTCTTAGTATCGGGAAGGAGAAGCTCGTTAAAGATATCAATGGACTTCTTGAAGCACTTCTGTCCGGGGATACGGTTATTCTGGTCAACGGACTCACTGAAGCGGTCAGCGGAAGTACCTGCGGCGGCGAGGTTAGAGCGGTAAGTGAAGCTTCGACCCAGGTGGCGATCCGTGGCTCGAAGGAAAGCTTTACGGAGACCATCAGCACCAATATCGCCCTGGTCCGCAAAATCATCAAGAATCCCGATCTCTGGACCGAAACGATGAAGCTTGGGGATGTCACTCATACGGATATCACGATTATGTATATCAATGGTATTGCCGACCCGGAAACGATTCAAGTGTTCAAAAAAAAACTTAAGGAGATAAGGGTAGATTCCATTCTGGAATCGGGATATATTGAGCAGATTATTGAAGATAACAAGTATTCTCCATTTCCGACACTCTACAACACGGAACGGCCGGACAATGTGGCGGGAAATCTGCTCGACGGGCGTATTGCCATCTTTGTGGACGGCACTCCGTTTGTGCTGATTGCCCCGACAACCTTCTTTATGTTCTTCCATACGGTAGAGGATTACTATCAGCGTTATGATATCTCAACACTGATTAGACTGCTGAGGTTCCTGTGCCTGCTTATCTCATTGTATGGACCTGCATTGTTCGTGGCGGCGCTCAACTTCCATCAGGAGATGATCCCGACACCGCTACTGATCAATTTGGCGTCACAGCGGGAAGGTGTGCCATTTCCCGCCTTTGTCGAAGCGATGATGATGGAGATCACATTCGAGATTATCCGTGAAGCAGGAGTCCGCATGCCTTCGCCTATCGGCCAGACAGTCTCGATTATCGGCGGTCTGGTGCTCGGAACAGCGGCGGTTCAGGCGGGAATTGTCTCTCCGGCCATGGTTATTGTCGTATCTCTTACAGGGATTTCCAGCTTCGCTACTCCGGCATTTAATATGGCACTCTCGATCCGGATGCTGCGGTTTATAATTATGGTCGTTGCTGCGTTTATTGGGCTGTATGGCATCGCGATTTTTACAATTATGCTTATTGCCCATATGTGCAGCCTGCGTTCACTCGGAGTGCCGTATATGTCACCTATGGGGCCGTTTGTGCCGGAGAACCAGAAGGACACTATCATCCGTTCTCCCGGAACCTTCATGAAGATACGGAAACGTCTGTTGAATAACGCTGAAGATCCCAGGGGCTCCGGAAAGCAGGCATCAAAGAGGAAATCCTATGAACATTAA
- a CDS encoding Ger(x)C family spore germination protein produces the protein MNIKGIFRFTAIALITLMLSGCWNSRELNELAIVSGIGVDLVPETGDFRVTFQLVNPSSTASSFSASTGQPSVMVVSTTDKTLFAALRRASKRVTRQLFFAHTQLVVLGESLARSGINDVFDIFERSHELRLNSAVLVAYNSDAASVLKILTPIESLPSMGMVKKTQNTSSVWGENRVIRVFDIINGITGEGDLTINGISVQGDTSEGMKKSSLEQTVTQAGTVMNGLGVFREGKLVSWMKGPEARGTQWLLNRIEETILNIDSVYKKESVAVNINYSRTKVKVDIQDGLPVFHVNIHEEGIVNEADGFVDLSKREDIMKLEKQLQEQTGNEVRQALQIAQQTESDIFNFGNELKRSDPQGWAALDKHWGRLFAQGKLDLHVEAYIRSTGMSLKPYHPAPE, from the coding sequence ATGAACATTAAGGGCATTTTCCGCTTTACGGCTATTGCATTAATTACACTGATGCTTAGCGGCTGCTGGAATAGCAGGGAATTGAATGAACTTGCTATTGTGAGTGGTATCGGGGTTGATCTGGTTCCGGAAACCGGTGATTTTCGCGTTACGTTTCAGCTGGTCAATCCATCCTCAACGGCTTCGAGCTTTAGCGCCAGCACCGGACAGCCCTCAGTTATGGTGGTTTCCACCACGGATAAGACCTTGTTCGCGGCTTTGCGCCGGGCGTCCAAGCGGGTAACGCGGCAGCTCTTTTTTGCCCATACTCAGCTCGTTGTTCTGGGAGAGTCCTTGGCGCGCAGCGGAATTAACGATGTGTTTGACATCTTTGAACGATCGCATGAGTTGAGGCTGAATTCAGCAGTGCTTGTCGCATATAACAGTGATGCTGCATCAGTCTTGAAGATACTGACACCTATAGAAAGCCTGCCCTCCATGGGAATGGTCAAGAAGACTCAGAATACCTCCAGCGTGTGGGGAGAAAACCGGGTGATCAGGGTGTTTGATATCATTAACGGTATTACGGGCGAAGGGGATTTGACAATAAATGGAATATCCGTCCAAGGAGACACTTCTGAAGGCATGAAGAAATCCAGTCTGGAGCAAACCGTCACACAGGCGGGGACCGTAATGAACGGACTTGGTGTATTCAGGGAGGGCAAGCTGGTCAGCTGGATGAAGGGGCCTGAAGCAAGAGGTACACAGTGGCTGCTTAACCGGATAGAAGAAACCATTCTCAATATCGATTCTGTATATAAGAAAGAATCTGTTGCAGTCAATATCAATTATTCAAGAACGAAGGTGAAGGTCGATATCCAGGACGGACTGCCGGTGTTTCATGTCAATATCCATGAAGAAGGGATTGTGAATGAAGCGGACGGTTTCGTCGATCTGAGCAAGCGGGAAGACATTATGAAGCTTGAAAAGCAGCTGCAGGAGCAGACCGGAAATGAAGTGAGGCAGGCTTTGCAGATAGCACAGCAAACGGAAAGTGATATTTTTAATTTTGGTAATGAACTGAAGCGCAGTGATCCGCAGGGATGGGCTGCACTGGATAAGCATTGGGGCCGTTTGTTCGCCCAAGGGAAGCTGGATCTGCATGTGGAAGCATACATCCGCAGTACAGGAATGAGCCTGAAGCCCTATCACCCCGCACCTGAATAA
- a CDS encoding FecCD family ABC transporter permease, which yields MQRTRVVSFEEARLKHGLTVLSVLAVLIIIMFIISMNTGYIRLTPLELLNTLFGKGTDKQELILFQFRLPRIVISILIGAALAVSGAVMQGVFRNDLADPGILGINAGAGLMVMLMVSFYPTTSAAPVYLLPVVAFVGAAFTAALIYSLAYKRHQGIAPIRLLLTGVAVAAGMSAAMIVLTLRLDPDKYQFVATWLAGSIWGTSWKFVLSLLPWIVILLPYVIYKARVMNVLNLGEQTATGLGAHVTREQFRLLAAAVGLAASSVAVSGGIGFVGLVGPHLARRLVGPKHQLMLPASALLGALLVITADTIGRRILQPSEIPTGIVVAVIGAPYFLYLLARTKS from the coding sequence ATGCAGAGAACCAGGGTAGTTTCCTTCGAAGAAGCAAGGCTTAAGCATGGTCTGACTGTACTTAGTGTGCTGGCCGTACTGATTATTATCATGTTCATTATAAGTATGAATACAGGATACATACGTTTAACTCCGCTTGAGCTGTTGAATACGCTGTTCGGCAAGGGGACGGATAAGCAGGAATTAATTCTGTTTCAATTCCGCTTGCCGCGTATTGTAATTTCCATCCTGATTGGAGCTGCATTGGCAGTTTCCGGAGCGGTGATGCAGGGGGTTTTCCGCAATGATCTGGCCGATCCGGGGATCCTGGGCATTAATGCCGGAGCCGGATTGATGGTTATGCTGATGGTATCCTTCTATCCAACGACCTCTGCGGCACCTGTCTATCTGCTGCCGGTAGTTGCATTTGTCGGGGCGGCATTTACTGCCGCATTGATCTACAGCCTGGCCTATAAGCGGCATCAGGGAATTGCGCCGATCCGTCTGCTGCTCACCGGTGTCGCAGTTGCGGCAGGGATGAGTGCAGCGATGATTGTGCTGACGCTTCGCCTCGATCCGGACAAATATCAATTCGTCGCCACGTGGCTTGCGGGCAGCATCTGGGGCACCAGCTGGAAATTTGTATTGTCCCTGCTTCCCTGGATTGTGATTCTCCTGCCCTACGTCATCTATAAGGCAAGGGTTATGAATGTGCTGAATCTGGGCGAGCAGACGGCTACCGGTCTTGGTGCTCATGTCACCAGAGAGCAGTTCCGGCTCCTAGCAGCGGCAGTCGGACTTGCGGCTTCAAGTGTAGCCGTAAGCGGCGGGATTGGCTTCGTCGGACTGGTCGGCCCGCATTTGGCCAGACGGTTGGTGGGACCGAAGCATCAGCTGATGCTTCCAGCCTCCGCACTGCTAGGCGCACTGCTCGTCATCACTGCAGATACGATCGGCCGCCGGATTCTGCAGCCGTCAGAGATCCCCACCGGCATTGTTGTTGCCGTTATAGGCGCTCCTTACTTTCTTTATTTGCTGGCCCGGACCAAATCTTAA
- a CDS encoding NAD(P)/FAD-dependent oxidoreductase has protein sequence MNESMELYDVTIIGGGPAGMYTAFYSGMRDLKTKLIEAKEELGGRMLIYPEKMIWDVGGVTPTLCRKLIDQLAEQARTFDPTIVFGQQIVHQARQEDGTYILTSATGEQHWTRTVILTIGYGILQMAKLEIEGADRYEVTNLHYTVQELEPFRGKRVLISGGGNSAVDWANELDGIASSVTIVHRREQFGGHEKNIVRMKESSVNVRVPYAVNQLHSSNGEQIDQVTISHIESGESEQLEVDAVIVNHGLKSDYGPLKDWGLDMGEWWAKVSGKLETNLPGIFAAGDFVDYDSKVRLIAGTFTDAVLALNSAKLYMDPEADKVAYVSSHNDRFKEKNKALGVVDDH, from the coding sequence ATGAACGAATCCATGGAATTATATGATGTAACGATTATTGGCGGCGGCCCCGCAGGGATGTATACGGCTTTTTACAGCGGAATGAGAGATTTGAAGACGAAGCTGATTGAAGCGAAGGAAGAGCTGGGCGGACGGATGCTGATCTATCCCGAGAAAATGATCTGGGATGTCGGAGGTGTTACACCGACGCTCTGCCGTAAGCTGATTGACCAGCTGGCAGAGCAGGCGCGGACCTTCGATCCGACCATTGTGTTCGGGCAGCAGATTGTGCATCAGGCGCGCCAGGAGGACGGGACTTATATTCTGACCTCGGCGACCGGTGAGCAGCATTGGACCCGGACCGTTATCCTCACCATCGGGTACGGCATTCTGCAGATGGCGAAGCTGGAGATTGAAGGTGCTGACCGCTATGAAGTGACGAACCTGCATTATACGGTGCAGGAGCTCGAACCGTTCCGCGGCAAACGGGTATTGATCTCGGGCGGCGGCAATTCAGCGGTGGACTGGGCGAATGAACTGGATGGAATTGCCTCCAGCGTGACAATTGTGCACCGCCGGGAACAGTTCGGCGGCCATGAGAAGAATATTGTCCGCATGAAGGAATCCTCTGTGAATGTACGTGTACCCTATGCAGTAAACCAGCTGCACAGCAGCAATGGCGAGCAGATTGACCAGGTTACGATCAGCCATATCGAATCCGGCGAGAGTGAGCAGCTTGAGGTGGATGCCGTTATTGTCAACCACGGGCTCAAGAGCGATTACGGTCCGTTGAAGGACTGGGGGCTGGACATGGGGGAATGGTGGGCCAAGGTCAGCGGCAAGCTCGAAACGAATCTGCCCGGTATCTTTGCTGCAGGAGATTTTGTGGATTATGACAGCAAGGTAAGACTGATCGCCGGAACATTCACGGATGCGGTGCTTGCCCTCAACAGCGCGAAGCTGTACATGGACCCTGAAGCGGATAAGGTGGCCTATGTCTCATCGCATAACGACCGGTTTAAGGAGAAGAACAAGGCGCTTGGCGTAGTTGATGATCACTAG
- a CDS encoding FecCD family ABC transporter permease, with product MNQQAVSRNGLDQRAEPLKLRSRPWAATLILIGGLIALALGIAVSVSFGAADIKLSVVWTAVFHFNPELTEHQIIRELRLPRVLGGVMVGASFAVAGAIMQGMTRNPLADSGLMGINSGAGFALAVCFAFFPNLSFMYLILYSFIGAGAGAGIVYGIGSLAKGGLTPARLVLAGAAFSALLSALSEGVALYFKIGQDLAFWYAGGLAGTKWFQLQVMSPWVIAAIIGAIILSRSITMLSLGEDIARGLGQRTGLVKLAGALVVLILAGASVAIVGAVGFVGLIIPHLTRYLVGVDYRWIIPCSAVLGALLVVGADLTARMINPPHETPVGAIIALIGVPFFLYLARKERREL from the coding sequence ATGAATCAACAGGCAGTGTCCAGGAATGGGCTTGATCAGAGAGCAGAACCGCTCAAACTACGTTCGCGCCCTTGGGCGGCAACGCTGATCCTAATTGGCGGTTTGATTGCGCTGGCGCTGGGCATCGCTGTTTCAGTATCGTTTGGGGCAGCAGATATTAAGCTTTCTGTCGTTTGGACAGCAGTGTTCCACTTCAATCCGGAACTTACAGAGCATCAGATTATCCGGGAGCTGAGGCTGCCGCGGGTTCTCGGCGGAGTGATGGTCGGAGCCAGCTTCGCAGTGGCGGGAGCCATCATGCAGGGGATGACCCGCAATCCGCTAGCGGATTCGGGACTGATGGGCATTAACTCGGGGGCGGGTTTTGCGCTGGCCGTCTGCTTTGCTTTTTTTCCGAATTTGTCGTTTATGTATCTTATTCTATATTCCTTCATCGGGGCCGGTGCCGGAGCCGGTATCGTCTATGGCATAGGTTCACTGGCCAAAGGAGGACTTACCCCGGCCCGGCTGGTACTGGCCGGAGCCGCCTTCAGTGCGCTGCTCTCGGCGCTCAGTGAGGGCGTGGCGCTGTACTTCAAAATCGGACAGGACCTCGCCTTCTGGTATGCAGGCGGCTTGGCCGGAACGAAATGGTTCCAGCTTCAGGTCATGTCTCCCTGGGTGATTGCGGCAATCATCGGGGCGATTATTCTGTCCCGTTCCATTACGATGCTCAGTCTGGGGGAAGATATCGCCAGAGGACTGGGACAGCGTACCGGTCTGGTCAAATTGGCCGGGGCCTTAGTCGTCCTGATTCTGGCTGGCGCTTCCGTAGCTATAGTAGGAGCGGTAGGGTTTGTCGGGCTGATTATTCCACATCTGACACGTTATCTTGTAGGTGTGGATTACAGATGGATTATTCCCTGCTCCGCCGTGCTGGGTGCATTGCTTGTGGTAGGGGCGGATCTGACCGCGCGGATGATCAACCCGCCGCATGAAACGCCAGTAGGAGCAATTATAGCGCTGATCGGGGTGCCATTCTTCCTGTATCTGGCCCGCAAAGAAAGAAGGGAGCTGTAA